cCTCTTTCTGCCAATCTGTTGTAACAGTTACACCAGCCAGTATAATGACTTGTAGAAGAGACCCTGTAAGACTTCCCATCCAGAGTCCCTTGGAATTGAAGTGTAGGACAAAACCCAACAAGAATGCCAAAGGAATTCCCACAAGATAATAGGCTCCAAGGTTCACGTAAGCCCCTATTTGCTGAAACCCTCCTCCTCTTGCAACCCCTGCACAAACATATccaattttatcataattttgcTTCATTCAAGAACAAGACCATCTCAGCAAATAGAAGCATACCAGAAAGGGCTCCTACTAGACTATCTGCAGCGAAAGACCCACAGAGAATGGGAACAATGTCTTCAACATAATATACAACTTCCTCCTCATTGGTATAAACATATCCTAATATATGCctaaaacaaaagaagaaagtgcTCACAATAACCCCATCCACAATTGCAAGAATCACAACAACACGAACTATGCATTGTGCTGCATTTGGATTCCCTGCTCCTAATTCATTGGAAATGCGAGTACTATAAACCAAAATTCAAAGATCAGTACAACTCTGCAGTGTCATTGCTCTTCTGTATAGaaatgaagaaacaaatttGGTCCAAACCTTGCAGAGGCACCCACTGCATACGGAATGATGTAGTGCAGCGTGGTTGTGTTAAGgctgaaaaaaaattcaaacattttaCAAAAACCTGTCATGAGTTATTTCAACAACCAACAAACTTCCTAAAATTCTTTAACCAAAGTTCATTGGAAATCATAAACTTAAGTACGTTTTTCACTAGTTAATCTTTCCTCTCACCAGATAGAAAGAACAGAGGTCTGGAGTTGTGGATTAGGTAAAAGCCCAGCAACTAATGTAAGTAGCTCAAATGACCACATTTCAAAACTATGaacaatgaaacaaaaaataagatcGAATAGTAGATGGCATGAAAACAGTaaactgaaaaagtaaaaactgTGCAATTTCATAATACATTACCAAAACATCAGTCCAGAAGGAACAGCAAATTGGCAGAACTCTGGAATGCTTAGTAAAGCATTGAAAGAAAACACAACCTTGGTGTTCTGACATGCTAGTGAATACTTCATGTAAATCCCAAGCCCAATGACATTTAACCAATATGAAATTGCAGTAGCATATGCAGCTCCAACATGCCCTAATCCCAATTTGAATACCAGACCCCAACAAATAGGAATATGCAAACACAGAACCGCAATTGAGCTGAAGAGCATGGGAAAGATGATACTCTGAGTCTGGAAGTAGCGAATCTGACATTGAAGAACAGCAAAACCATAAAGTGCAGGGATGAGACATATGCAGTATTGGTGAGCTACACGGCAAATTTCAGGGTCTTGACCAAATAGCAGTAGTATTTTATCCACGAAAATCCACAGCAGAGTTATGGGAAGACAAACCAGAAGCAAAGTAACAATAGCACAACAAGTGTACTTTCCAATCTCTCCAAATTCTTCTGCGCCATAGGTTTGGCCACATAAAGTTTCCAACGCACCAGCCATTCCCAACTGCAACCCATTTAGCAATCCAGTAAGAGTCATCAAGAATCCATGGTAGAAATTAGTGCAGACTGTACACGCAATTTTAAAGTGATTAAGGCTAAAATAGAAATTTGAATAAAAGGTTCAATTCAACTCGTTTTTGTAGATCCTGACAAAGAGGAAGTTTTGTAAGCTAAATCAAACATGAAACATCAAAGACGATCAAACTATCCTGATTCAGTATAAAACATGATTCAGCTTACTAATGACTTTTCAAGTGAAACATGATTCATAGTTAACTTCTGAAATACTATAACTGATATATGTCTGAAATTCATCATGCATGCTATATAATAGATTCCAACACTACATTAAGATTGcagtttcaaatatatataaagtcagtttattataaaatgatttgattatatagtaaactgattttatatatttgagattttaaacataaattacaaaCACCATTTTCTATAAAACATAGTTTgtacatataaatttgaaaaatatggaAAATATATAGATGGAGGTTGATGGGAAAAGAAATGAAGGATGAAAGAAGAATTTACAATAACACAAAAGCCGGTAACTTCAGCAAAAGAAGTGGCAATGGCAACCCCAGAAAAGGAGACAAGTATCCCAAGATGTCCCACCATCATCAGTGACACAACTTCCAGAAGATTCTGAGACGCTGTAGCAGCCACCATTGGAGCTGCCATGGACCATACCCTTTTCAGCTCCACCCAAAATGCATCCTCTGCAACTTCACTCTTTGTTATCAGTACTGTTGATTCCTCCTTATCCATCATTTCTATACAAACCAAAACATTCATCAAACAGATGAAAGAAAATCTCATCAAATATGACAcaaatatagtaattaatatgaaaagttCATCCTATAGAAAAAGTAAGGTTCACCTAATACAAATTGATTACAGCTACCCAAGAAAATATCATAGCTGcatgtctttattttttcacCTCAATTAACAAGtctttttttatactaaaactTACGTATTTCCTACTTTAATTTTGTCACTACTTATATCACTGAGTGTCAAGTATAAAGAGAAAACTTGTTATAGAAATACTTGAATTACGTGAGCTAGCAAAATTCTAATAGAATAATAGAAAAGTTTAATAACTAAATAACAGGAACAAGGAAAATGGAGCGTAATAATACCTATATTTTATTGACAGGACGGTGACATGTGACATTCACGTACCAAACCATAGAACAAGCTATACTATTATCATGAGCAACTATATGCATCAAGACTGTTACTGAACTTTTGATGTACattatagcaaaaaaaaaatcataaaacagAGGAAGTTACTAA
This sequence is a window from Vigna angularis cultivar LongXiaoDou No.4 chromosome 2, ASM1680809v1, whole genome shotgun sequence. Protein-coding genes within it:
- the LOC108321667 gene encoding protein DETOXIFICATION 9 isoform X1 is translated as MRFSFICLMNVLVCIEMMDKEESTVLITKSEVAEDAFWVELKRVWSMAAPMVAATASQNLLEVVSLMMVGHLGILVSFSGVAIATSFAEVTGFCVILGMAGALETLCGQTYGAEEFGEIGKYTCCAIVTLLLVCLPITLLWIFVDKILLLFGQDPEICRVAHQYCICLIPALYGFAVLQCQIRYFQTQSIIFPMLFSSIAVLCLHIPICWGLVFKLGLGHVGAAYATAISYWLNVIGLGIYMKYSLACQNTKVVFSFNALLSIPEFCQFAVPSGLMFCFEMWSFELLTLVAGLLPNPQLQTSVLSICLNTTTLHYIIPYAVGASASTRISNELGAGNPNAAQCIVRVVVILAIVDGVIVSTFFFCFRHILGYVYTNEEEVVYYVEDIVPILCGSFAADSLVGALSGVARGGGFQQIGAYVNLGAYYLVGIPLAFLLGFVLHFNSKGLWMGSLTGSLLQVIILAGVTVTTDWQKEATKARQRIFEKSNEAHSGLV
- the LOC108321667 gene encoding protein DETOXIFICATION 9 isoform X2 → MMDKEESTVLITKSEVAEDAFWVELKRVWSMAAPMVAATASQNLLEVVSLMMVGHLGILVSFSGVAIATSFAEVTGFCVILGMAGALETLCGQTYGAEEFGEIGKYTCCAIVTLLLVCLPITLLWIFVDKILLLFGQDPEICRVAHQYCICLIPALYGFAVLQCQIRYFQTQSIIFPMLFSSIAVLCLHIPICWGLVFKLGLGHVGAAYATAISYWLNVIGLGIYMKYSLACQNTKVVFSFNALLSIPEFCQFAVPSGLMFCFEMWSFELLTLVAGLLPNPQLQTSVLSICLNTTTLHYIIPYAVGASASTRISNELGAGNPNAAQCIVRVVVILAIVDGVIVSTFFFCFRHILGYVYTNEEEVVYYVEDIVPILCGSFAADSLVGALSGVARGGGFQQIGAYVNLGAYYLVGIPLAFLLGFVLHFNSKGLWMGSLTGSLLQVIILAGVTVTTDWQKEATKARQRIFEKSNEAHSGLV
- the LOC108321667 gene encoding protein DETOXIFICATION 9 isoform X3 is translated as MRFSFICLMNVLVCIEMMDKEESTVLITKSEVAEDAFWVELKRVWSMAAPMVAATASQNLLEVVSLMMVGHLGILVSFSGVAIATSFAEVTGFCVILGMAGALETLCGQTYGAEEFGEIGKYTCCAIVTLLLIRYFQTQSIIFPMLFSSIAVLCLHIPICWGLVFKLGLGHVGAAYATAISYWLNVIGLGIYMKYSLACQNTKVVFSFNALLSIPEFCQFAVPSGLMFCFEMWSFELLTLVAGLLPNPQLQTSVLSICLNTTTLHYIIPYAVGASASTRISNELGAGNPNAAQCIVRVVVILAIVDGVIVSTFFFCFRHILGYVYTNEEEVVYYVEDIVPILCGSFAADSLVGALSGVARGGGFQQIGAYVNLGAYYLVGIPLAFLLGFVLHFNSKGLWMGSLTGSLLQVIILAGVTVTTDWQKEATKARQRIFEKSNEAHSGLV